The following is a genomic window from Desulfotomaculum sp..
CCTCAACGCGCGCCAGCATTTCCGGTGAGGAACTGGCTATAACCAAATCTCCGAAATCAATATAATAAAGATATGGAGAGGGATTTATTGAACGCAAACGACGGTAAGTTTGAAAAGGATTACCTTCAAAGGGAAGACGGAAACGCTGCGAAAGCACGACTTGAAGAATGTCTCCGCTTCTGATATATTCTTTTGCTTTAACCACACCGTTTAGAAAAACTTCACGTTTCATATTGCTTTCAATGCCTGATACGCTTATTATTTCTTCATGTTTAGCTGTTAAAAAATCATTTTCACCAGGAACGGGCGCACTTATTTTTTTAAAAACCCGCTCAATTTTTTCCAGGGCCAGGGAATAAGACTTCTCCGGCGATCCATTTATAGTGTTGTTAACCACGATACGAAGTGAATGGTGCAGGTGGTCAAAAATCAAAATTGTTCCGCAGAACATGAACATGCAATCACAAAGACCGAGATCAGCTTCTGCTGTATGTGGAAGCCGTTCAAGCCATTGGGACATTTCATAACCGAAATAGCCTACAGCTCCTCCAAAAAATCTTGGCATCACGGTCTGTACAGGTGTTATATAGGCGCTGAGGAGATTATTTAGAATCTTGAAGGGATCACCTGTTACTTTCTTGATCTTCTCGCCTGAATTATTTTTGATCTGGCCGTGATTACCAAGGTGGCTGTATAGGATCTCCGGATCGAGACCAATAAAAGAATAGCGGGCAATCTTTTCCTTTCCTTCAACGCTTTCCAGAAGAAAAGACGGTCTTCCGTCAGCTGTTTTCCTGAACAATGTTATTGGTGTTTCAGTGTCAACGGGGAATTCGCAGCTAACAGGAATCAGGTTGTAGAACTTGCTTAATTGGATGTACTCATTTAACACAGGCTCAATCAATATAGTTTTTCACCTCCTGTACAAAAATAGAAAAACCGACGTTCCAGACGAACATCGGTTTTGGGCAAAATAAAAAAACCATGCTCATCTCATCTCAACTAACTCTACTCAGCTAAACTAGATAATTATTCAATTATAATATATTCTAATCATAAAAGAAACAAAAGTCAATTGTTACTTGTTCTTAGACACCTTCTACGCTTCACGTTTTTCAAGATATCTTTCCAGCTTTCGCTTAACTCTCTGCAGAGCGTTGTCAATTGATTTTACGTGACGTTTTAAGTCCTCGGCTATTTCCTGGTAGGACTTACCTTCCAGGTAAGACATAAGCACCTTCCATTCCAGAGAGCTTAGAATTTCACCCATCTTCTCTTCTATGTCATAATATTCTTCCCTGCTGATGATCATTTCTTCGGGATCTGCTACTTTGGAGCTGGAAATAATATCTAAAAGAGTGCGGTCAGAATCTTCCTCATAAACGGGTTTATTTAAGGATACATAAGAATTTAGTGGAATGTGTTTTTGCCTTG
Proteins encoded in this region:
- the trpE gene encoding anthranilate synthase component I; amino-acid sequence: MIEPVLNEYIQLSKFYNLIPVSCEFPVDTETPITLFRKTADGRPSFLLESVEGKEKIARYSFIGLDPEILYSHLGNHGQIKNNSGEKIKKVTGDPFKILNNLLSAYITPVQTVMPRFFGGAVGYFGYEMSQWLERLPHTAEADLGLCDCMFMFCGTILIFDHLHHSLRIVVNNTINGSPEKSYSLALEKIERVFKKISAPVPGENDFLTAKHEEIISVSGIESNMKREVFLNGVVKAKEYIRSGDILQVVLSQRFRLPFEGNPFQTYRRLRSINPSPYLYYIDFGDLVIASSSPEMLARVEEDEVETRPIAGTRPRGATHLEDEKLSLELLDDPKEKAEHIMLVDLGRNDLGRVCKPGTVEVPQFMEVEKYSHVMHLVSAVRGKLSPGLTAFDALKSCFPAGTVSGAPKVRAMEIIDELEPSKRGPYAGAVGYFGYNGNLDSAITIRTILFHRNYAYIQAGAGIVADSEPEKEYQETVNKAQALFQTIALS
- a CDS encoding RNA polymerase sporulation sigma factor SigH (DNA-dependent RNA polymerase catalyzes the transcription of DNA into RNA using the four ribonucleoside triphosphates as substrates), which translates into the protein MNLSVQRDIAASYQLMIDEEVVEFAREGDNGALEFLINKYKNFVRAKARSYFLVGADREDIIQEGMIGLYKAIRDFRTDKLSSFRAFAELCITRQIITAIKTATRQKHIPLNSYVSLNKPVYEEDSDRTLLDIISSSKVADPEEMIISREEYYDIEEKMGEILSSLEWKVLMSYLEGKSYQEIAEDLKRHVKSIDNALQRVKRKLERYLEKREA